The Cryptococcus deuterogattii R265 chromosome 6, complete sequence genomic sequence tccacttcttcgtcatcaatTGCttccccttgcccttcagCCATATTGTCGCCGCCGTGTATACGTCTGAGTTCTTCATTTGCCCATGTGGGATCAGCAACTTGGCCTTTAGCTTCATCACGATGGTCAATGTCCGCTTGGCTAGGCAATCTGAAGCCCACGCGACTCTTATCCCATCTGTCGGATTGTCCATCGACCTCGTCATGCGGCTGATGAGTTAGCGCTGTTTTATCCTTCACTAAAACCCACCTTAGTCCTGGTCTTTCTCAGAAGGGTTCGGAAATTGATTTCTTTGTAATAGAcaccctttctcttcttagCAGCCGGCTCATTGTCACTTTCTTCGGCTTCCTGGAAGGAAACGAGTATCTCTTTCTTGGGTGCCAATGTAGAAACAACTTCGTATGTACGTATGCGGTCATAATAGACATTCTGATAACGGTCAGAGAAAGTAGTAACCTGAGCGATTAACTTACTGGAAAGATATGATCAATCTCTGGATCGTTGGGATTTTCTGCATTCAGTCGcatgatcttctccaaagGTTCTTCATCCACGGCGCGCCCATAAGCCTCGTCCAGCTTAGAAAGGTCTTCCTCCTGGGGAAGATAGAactccatcatctgctgATCATCTTGGACGATAGGACGTAGAATAGATTTGGAAAGACGAGGGGAAGACGCGCCCGCCGCGGGATTCTACAAGCGAGCATGAGCTTTGAAATGTCGACTTTCGTGCTTCCTATTGTATGTCGCGGCGAGCAAATTAAAACTCACAACTGCTGTCGCTGCGGACGGTCGCTCAGGGaatcgaagaagaatgtaGTTGTTTGGCCatgcttcatcatctggcAAGACGTCGTAACTCTGTAATATGGTGAGTTACATAATGGCTCGACTGATTCCAAAGAACTTACCTCGACGACCTTCAAATGTCTCTTTTTCGGATTAGGATGTTCTAACTGATTCAGTTCTTGGGAAGTTACATCCAAAAATGTTTTTTCGATCATCAGCAACTGGGCTGCCTCCGAGGCATCGACAGCAACTTCCTCTCTGTTTTCCGCAGCATCCTTCCTTTTGACATTGTTTCTTCTCGTAAGATAGCTGGAATTTCTCATCCAAGACACTTCGTTGCTCGAGGGGGCTGATTTGAGATCATTATTTGATGCCGACGGAGGGTTGAAAGGTGCAAGTAAAGTGAGATCTACAGGGTGATGGACTCTATCGGAGTCAGGGATAGGATTTAAAGCTGCATGTCAGCTTTGCCCCAAGATATCATAACGCACATTgatcctttccatcccatGCGCCATCATAAACGTTCAAGTCCAGAGGCATACCCATCTCTGAATCAACGAGCATAGGAAGGGGAGTGGTGGCTGCTAGCTGGTCGAGGTAGGAGGGTTCTCCTAGCCTTGATATGTTTGTATTGACATTGAGGAGTTTTGGAGGGAACGGAGGATTCGGGAGCGGGTTGAGGTATCGTACACGGACGAGGAGATCAGACTTCTTGGACATGGCGAGTTGGCGGTTATTGTAGATGAGTGAACGATCGATGGTGTATTACTGTATGTTCCAAGctgaggagagaggaacGGAAGCAATTTCCCCAGAATCAAACCTCGGCATCAAATCAACTTGGGATGGCTACGCGACGCGTCCCTCATGTCTGCTGCTTTCCTTGCCACCTCCACTCCGCCCTTCGCAGAAAAGCTGACTAGACTCTTCTGaatttctctcctctcctcgtAACACTCAGCGCCTACGGTGCCCCTAATTACCACCGATGGCGCCGCTTGCCACACAGTACGACATACAGGGAGCCGACCTCCAgtccctccttcctcgcctCCTCAGCGAAGGTCTCACTCCATCGGGAGATCAACAGCAATCGAATCCAGGCGATCTCGTCCAAGTCCTGCTGGAGCACTGCATTCTCAAGCCTCTGTCACTGAAAAGTGCAGTAGATGCTCAACAGGCCAATTATACCCTTGCCATCATCAAGCGACAAGCAACTCTCTCTCTTAAGTTTCTGACGGAAGCATACCATCAGGCACCCTTTTATCAATGGCTGATCCCTAGGCTGTTGCAGATAGCTTGTTCATCAATCGCATCCATTCCTACAGATGAATCGGTGCAGGTGACTGCATATATCATCCAGACACTAGGACGAGACCAGCCCGACGATGAGGATACATGGGCTAAGGGGCCAGGAAGGGCAGCGCAGATACTGAGCCATTTGACTTTGTTTTGTCAAGGTGAGTCAGTATATCAGAAGGAAAGCTAATAAAGCAGACGTGAtagatgggaagaaagcAACTCTTTTCGGCTTTGCCGAACTTCCAAGCGACCTTTCCGCCCTGTTATCAATTGTATCTGTCATACTTCAGCTCGATCTCCCTTTTGCGTTATCATTCCTCTCGACAGCTTGCGCCCAGCTTTCCGAGGCCAGCCGTTTAATAGATACATCAGAATCACAATTAAAATACATACAGACAGTGAACGCAGCCCTTGGACGGAATATCCATCAAGGACTGACCAAGGCTTGCGCGTATGTCTCAAGTATTGATATTGTCGATGGTGCGGACGGAAAAATCGCGCTAATGATGTTCTATGAGAAAATGGCGTCTGCCCACGAGACACTGAAATATGATATATGGTGGTCGCTTTTACGCCAATGCGGGACTCTAGATATTAAGGACGATTCTATCGGTTTCCCCGGAATTTGCCAGCTTTTGACTCCTGTATCCCCTCGTCTTTCTTGCGAGACTATCAAACAAATAGTCGGCCTAGATCAAATCAAGGACTGGGAACGAATAGCCCAAGAGATCTCCATAGAAACAGGCAACTCGGTCAAGCTTGATACTATATCTGCTTTTTTGCAAAAGGATGTTCAAAAAtccaggaagaggaaaaggagagcaaGCAAGGATTTGATCGCAAACCTTCATGAACTTCTCCCGGATCTCCCTGACCCTCCGGAAGGAAGCACTATATCTGATGTACTTCTTCAGAATTCGTGAGTGTCAATTGAATTAGGCTTAAACTGATGTCAGTTCATCCTTGTCTGCCATCGCGCACCTCATGCCCCAAATTGTTCGCTTAGCCGTTGGCGAACATATTCGCCAGCCAGGTCCTACATCCAATGCCTTTGATCCAAAGATCCTGGAGCTATGGGTCAAAGTCAATGTGTTCGATCTATCAATGATGAATGCACTGAGCAGCATAATCGATCATGCCCCATCTGCCGCGATAGCTGCAGAATTTCAAAGCTTGGAAATTATCTATGAAAAGATCGTGAAGGGTTTAAATGCACGTGAACGTCCTATGAGAGTAGCTGCTGGGTGAGTCCGATCACTTCTGCTTTGGCTGACCATCAAGTCGAACGTTGTCTCTTTTATTCAAGGCTCAAAATGCTGGCGTGGATCACATCATCGCCGAAAAAAATCGGCAAAGATACATCGAGGCTGCATCCACCCCGCTTCGATCTGCAGCAACTGCCGAAACTGCCGTGCTTTTGCTCGGTGACCTCGGCAGGCTTTCTCAGGGAGAGTCACTATGCTTAGTTCTGCAGTTACTTCTACGCCAGCTCGGATCGTACAATGCCCCTCTTAGGTCCCTTGCTTACACAGAGGTAAGTTATCATTGTGAAGCACCTTACTAATATTGCAGCTCGTTGGCCTGGCTAAACATCACCGTAAAACACCTTACACTCTTTTGTCTCCATTCCTCGATCGCATCAGTGTACTCCTGGCCGACAATATCATTCGCTCTCCCTATATGATCTCCGAGACCATGCAGTTCATCGGTTCCACTCGACAGAACTTTTTGCACACAACATTGCCGCATATACTACCAGCGCTTGTACTGTCGCGCAACCGAGAAGCCCTAATACATGTGGCAAGTATCGTAAAGCAAAGATTAGGTCGTTTGTTTATGGACCACACTGCTGGTATCCTCGCCCAAGtttttctccatccacAACAAACGGCTGACAGCCTTGACTTCCTTGTCGACCTCATTCGAAGCATGACTCATGGTTATTCTGAGAATGAGCCTCTAATCACAGTAGAATCTCTCATGGGATCTTGTATGGTCGACCTCATGGTGATTCTCGTCGTTGAATTGGGTGACCAAGACAAAGCCGTCAGAAGAGCTGCAAAGTTAGGGTTGAGCAAGGCCATGGCATATCAACGGACAGGTACCGACCTAGGAGCATTTCTTAAGCCGTATATGCTTGGAGTCATTTCTCAACTCAATGATATGTTGCATGACGTGCTAGGCAAAAAGTCGGTAGAAtacaaaaagaaaattaTCAGAAGCATGGGCGTCTTAATCAAACTAGTCGGGGATTCAATGTCGTCTTTTTCACCACAGGTGTGTACTGGCTGATATGAGAGTAGCTGACAATTCAGATCATGGCGAGCTTGCAAAGCACCCTTGGTATCAAAGAGCTCCGTCATGAAACTCTTAACACCTGGGCAGTCTTCACTTCCACTCTCAAATACGCCGATGTTGGTCCATTTGTAGGCCGCACTACTGGCGCATTAGTGGCAAATTGGCCCACATTTGACAAGAGCGCGAAATCTATCGCCATTCGAATCATCGATGAGATCGCCGACAGTGCAAACGATCTTAGTCAATTCGTCGAAGAAGTTGTAGGCATGGATCATATCGACGAGCTTCAGAGAGCTGCCAGTCTGTTGACTGCTCAGCGGAAGAAATGGCCGATTGATGTTCGTATTACAAAAGTGCTTGACCGGGTTGCCAGTAAGAACATAGCGATCTCGTTGGCCTCTATTCGAGAGCTGAGACTGCTACTGCTTACTCATCAACAGAGCATCCAGGATCTTGTGAAGGGAGACACTTTTAATTCGGTTGCCGCCCGACTTATGTCGACCCTTTTATCAATTGCAacaagagatggagattgtCAGGAGTTGAGGGATCTCAGCTATGAATGTTTGGGTATTATCGGTGCATTGGATCCTGATCGTCTGGGATTCCACGTCGAAAGTAATACGCTTACTATTGCCTCGAACTTCGCGGATCACAAGGAGTCACTCGATTTTGCCCTTCACCTTGTGCGCGACCTTCTCGTGGATGCCTTTCGGGCCACCAACGATACGAAGCATCAAAACCATCTTGCTTTTGCTATACAAGAGCTACTTCGTTTTTGTGGTTTTTCGCTGAAAGTTATCCACCCAGCAAGTAAAATTGATCCTTCAATCCGACAACGATGGCAAAGCCTCCCAAAAGATCAGCTCGAAACCTTGACACCACTCCTCGAATCGCGCTTTACCCTGCATGATGTCTCTTTTCGCACCTTCTCTCACCCCATATATGTAACCGCCCCAACATATCGCGAATGGCTTCAGCGCTGGGCCACCGCTCTTATTAGCAAAGTGATGTCAATGCCCGATACTGATCGCTCCGTTAGCGATAGCAAAGCTATCTTCGGTGTTTTTTGTGGCGTCCTGAGAAATCAAGACGTCAGTGTAGCCCACCacatccttcctcatctggTTCTCAATGTTCTACTCTCTGGCGTCCGCGAGTACCGTGACGAGATTTGCCTTGAAATTAAAACTGTCTTGCAAGATCAAGTACAGCCTACTAGTCCGGCAGACAGGCGATCACTCAGTGCACAGGTTATTTTCGACCTGATGGACCATCTGAGTAAATGGTTGCGATTACAGCGTGTGAAGGGTAGCAACCAAGATCGAGGAGAAAGGTCTAAAGTCGTTGAAGGGGTATTGTCTAGTATAGAAACCGAGCTCATGGCACATGCTGCTTTGCAGAGCAAGGCATATGCGAGGTCTCTGAGGAGTTTTGAGGAAAGGATCATCCAActaaggaaggaaagaaaagatacTGCGGAGTTGCAAACATATTTTGAGCGGCTGCATCAAATTTATGCGGAGTTAGATGAGCCAGATGGAATGGAGGGTGTTTCCGCATTTGTTATTTCACCTTCTTTAGAACATCAAATCAGGGAACATGAGAGCACAGGAAGATGGACATCTGCGCAAAGTTGCTGGGAGGTACGATTGCAACAATCTCCGGATGACCCGACGTTACACGTTGGACTTTTGAAGTGCCTTAGAAATCTTGGACATTATGGTGAGTTCAAGTTTTGATGATATGTGCTGACTTTAGACACCCTCCGAACTCATATCCGGGGAGTCATTACTCGCCATCCAGATTGGTCACTTCAACTAGCCCCGTTTGCTGCAGAGGCTGCATGGATCATCGGTGATTGGGATACTGTCCGCCAGGTTGGTCCAGACTGCCCACCTATCGGCCAGGCCCTGCTTGCTCTccatgaagatgatgacctCTCATCTGTTCTCACTCGAGTGCGCCGTGAAGTAGGGGCCGGTATTACTGGAAAAGGTTACACACCTGTATATGAGGCactcctccagctccaccTTGTACAAGAGATTGCTATGATTCAAGACACGAAAAAAGAGATTCAAATCGTTAGTAAGAGCAAGAATCGCCATAAAGTCGTCCAGCAACACGTGCGCCAGCTTACTGCCTCACTTGACTCGAGATTCTATACAACGTCTCCCGCCTTTCGAGTGCGAGAAGCTATTCTCAGCATACGTCGCACAGCACTGGGTCTCATGAACACACCCTCACTTAACCCCGAGATAGGAGATGCTTGGATTCTTAGCTCGAAAATAGCTAGAAAGGCAGGCTATGAGCAGACGGCATATAGCGCCACTTTACAAGCCAGAGAGGCAGATGCACCATTCGCATTCGTACAAGAGGCAAAACTTCGTCGTGCTCAAGGCAGTGTTTTCAAAGCATTGACAGACCTTCAGAATACTTTGGCGCCTTTGGCTACTGATAGCAAAGCCAATGAAAATAGCGAGGACGAATCATTTCGAAGGAGCAGGGATCTGGCAAAAGTGGGTCTAATCGTTTAGAATATCCGCTAATATAGGTAGGCTGTGCTTCTGCTTGCAAGATGGGCGAATGAAACAGACAGATTCGATCAGAATGAAATAGTCAGGCGCTATACTCAAGCTATTACGCTATGTGATACGTGAGTGCGACTTACCAGCCATGTATGCTTGCAACTCACAGGAGCTCAGCCTAGAATCTCCTTACTATCATCTGGGTCATTTTTACGATGGTCAGGTTGGTGACCCTGCACAGAAGTTAGCACTTTCGCATTTTATTTTGTCTCACCCTACCTCACTAATAACGCTCCAGAATAATCTACAATTATCATACTTGCAATTACTACAGTATAGCTCTGCGTCACGGGGTGAAATACATCTTCCAGACAATGCCCAGGATGCTCACTCTATGGTTGGATCTGGGAGACACCAAAGACGCCAAAAAGTACGTTGGGTGCTATCTGGGATGTATCGAGCGTTATTTTGCTGGTTTAGCTTACATATGTTCACATTGACATAGAAAAAAATTCATTTCCAAAATTCATTCTGTGGTCGGCGAAGCTGCTCATGATCTACCAGCATACCAGGTGAGTATCCTAACAAGTGGATTTCCCTGACAATTAGTTTTACACTGCTTTCCCTCAAATCGTTTCTCGGATTGTCCACCCTAGCACAGATGTTTCAAGGATTCTGCGATCAATCATGGTCCGCGTAATCTCTGAGTACCCTCAACAGGCTCTATGGCCAATGGTTGGTGTCATGAAATCCTGTCAAGACGAAAGACGACACGCCTGTTTAGCAGTCTTTCAAAGGGCAACTGTAAGTTCATTCAGTCCACGAGTATTGCTGACAAAAACAAGTCTATTTCGACAACAATCAGAGATGCAGATATCTTTTCAAGCACTCTGTTGAAATTTACTGATCACAAGATAGACGGCCGCAAGCGAGAGAAATCAATCCAATCCCATTTTCCCTATGTAAAATCCGCCTTTCCTACTAAGATGATATTGCCTCTTCAAGACGCGTTGACGTGTAGTCTGCCCACATCTTCTGACACTGTCAAGACTCACAATCCGTTCCCTAACGCACCGATAGAAATTCACGGTAAGTCTGCGTAATTCCTAGCAGTGCTGATTCTTAGATGTCGAGGACCGCGTGGACATCATGCCTTCACTCCAGAGACCCAAGAAACTTGTGTTCATAGGCAGCGATGGCAAAGCGTacccttttctttgcaaGCCGCACGACGATCTGAGAAAGGATGCGCGCGTCATGGATCTAAATTCCATGATCAACAAACTCTTAAAAAGTGCCTCAGAGTCGAGAAGACGTCAACTTTGTGAGTGCGGCCTTTTTATCATATTTAGCTGACGACAGACGTTCGGACCTATGCTGTCATGCCGCTGAATGAAGAGTGTGGTTTGCTGGAGTGGGTGACTAATACTCACGGATTCAAGGGCATTGTGGAAACCAACTACGGTCGCCAGAATAAGAAGATTTTTGTAAGTAACGGAACTTAACTTAACACCATACCACTCTACCGCACTAAATTCGCATAATCACCATACTCAGATCAACGAAGTGATCGATTTGCTTACTTCAACGAGGAAACAATGCCCACCAGAAGCCCTTACAGCCGTCTTTAAGGATAAAGTTTTGCCGCTGTAAATCCATGCTACACTGCATGTTTATGTCTATGTGCTGATATTTTGCAGTTATCAGCCGACAGTCTTTCATGAATGGTTTTTGACATCCTGGCCAGAACCTTCAGCATGGTTGTCCAGTCGTTTAGCCTATAGTCGCACATTGGCCGTCATGTCCATGATCGGCTACATTCTAGGGTGGGCTGTTTTCGCTAGTACcgggaggaaagaaagggcTATTGTAGCTTACTGTTCTTTCTACAGTCTCGGTGATCGACATGGTGAAAATATCTTGTTCGACGGACTTTCAGGGGATACTGTACATGTCGATCTTAATTGTTTGTTCGAAAAGGTATGTCTGAAGTCAAGATGTAAGAAGGATCTCGTTAAATTTGAGTTTTCAAGGGCAAGACCCTTGAGATCCCCGAACGTGTACCTTTCCGATTAACGCATAACATGGTCGATGCCTTGGGAGTAACGGGTGTTGAAGGTGCGTGATTGGAGATTAAGTTGAGCACTAATGAAAGATAGGTGTGTTTCGCAAAGCTGCAGAGATAACTATGAGTATCCTTCGTTCAAACAGCGACTCTTTGATGAGTGTCTTGGAGGCTTTTGTCCACGACCCACTCGTTGAATGGACCAGTAGAGTAAGTGAACTGTTTGCAGGATCGGGCTCATATTATCAGGGCCGTGGGAAGTCAGATCCCAGAGATATTCGAAGTAATGCCGATAAAAACCTCCATCCTATCAAACGCAAACTTCGAGGAGTGATGAACGAAGGCACAGTCGTTTCCGTGCCCAATCAGGTTGAAACCTTGATTAAGGAAGCTACCTCTCCTAGGAATCTCGTATGTGATTTATGCGTTAAACATCCATTTTTCTCCAGCTTTTCACTGCGGCGATGTTAGCTGACGGCTGTACAGGGTGCAATGTATGTTGGGTGGGCCCCATGGTTGTAATAATAGACTAGCGTAGCTGTAATACATGCATCTCATACCCATCAAACGCCTAGAACTTGAGCTCATGGAATCGGTCGCTCTTGGAAAGACCCCAAGAAGACTTCAAGTACTTGGAAAGGttctcaaccttcttgaTGGAAGCGATAAGAGCAGCGTCAACGGCCTGTAGCTTTTGTTAGCTTGACTTCTCATTAATTCCTGTCCAAGCAATCTCACCTTTTGctcggccttcttctcctcagggaacgccttcttctccttgccttcaccGAAGAATTCTCCTTCCTTAGAAGCCTTGGCGGCCTTGGCCTTAGCGAAGTAGGCATCGTTGATAGACTCAGGGATAGAGACACCGGAGATGTCGACCTTGGTAGAGGTGGCAATGACATAGGCCTGGCTCACTCGACGAAGAGGGACACCGTTGAGCCTAAAAGATCAGATTAGATTATGCAGCCGATATAAGTCAAAAGACACTGACTTGTGGGGGCCAGAGACCAAAAGCAAGCCAGAGTCGAGCTgcttgaggaagacaaCTCGCTTGCCGGAGAATCGACCAGCAAGGAGGATAAGAACGGTACCGGGGGTGATGCTGGAACGAAGAACAGCCTTGCCAGGGGTCTTTCGAGATACCTTGGGCTTGCGGACATCCTCAGCAGGGTAGTACTTGGAAGCCTTGTTGGTGGGGACCAATCGCTTCTCGCCGTTCGCCTTGCCGccgaccttcttctccgtgAACGCAGGGGTCTCAGTCTTGGCGGAAGCGGTGCCGGTCTTCTGGCCTACGACAACAAATGATCAGACCCCATTCTGCTAGAACCCTCACAATCCAACCTTCACGAAATCCTGCTCCCACTCACCCTTGAAGAGGCCTCGTTTGGCGGCAACCTGGCTTCGAGAGAGACGACCGACGTGGGGGGCGAGAGGCTTAGAACGAGCCATCTAAAAATATAGTGTAAGCGTCTGCTTGTGTGAGGAGTCGAAGGTGTATCTACCTTTTTGAGTATTGTTGAGGGATGAGGAACCAGAATTGAAGGAAACCTCGAATTCATCAAGCTTGGACACCGGAGCTCGTTGCGATTGACGAAATCGGCGTTTCGGAAATTTAAGTGTCGCGGGCAGACGAGGCGACTTGACATCGAGTACGGAATCAAATGCCTTCGGCGTTTAAGCCAATTGCATATGTCCGACGGAATCGCTTACAAGCTCCACGcgttgggaagagggataGCGGGCGCGTAAAACCTACATCATTGCATgacggaggaggagggcaTGGTATGTAGTACTACATTACATTAGATAGACGACTACAAGACATTCTCTCCACTATTCCCATGACAGACCCCAATTTTCCTCCCAATCTAGACATAAAgccacttcttctctcccccGAGCATCCTCAAGGCCAGGTCCAATCTGAAAACCAGGCAAACGCTATCGCTACGTACGGTATCGCCGGCCGAGTCTGGTGAGACTGCCCTGCCCTGCCCCGGAACTAGATGACTGAACATGGCCTGATCGAAATATTTTCCGTACAGGGAGGCAACGAAGCCTTTGCTTGATTACTTTACGCCGTCACAGGCATATGAACCGCCATGTTCTTTCTTCGCTTCCTCTGGACCCCATCGTGTTGTTGAACTTGGCTCCGGACAATCAGTTGCTTCTTTGCACCTCGCTACACACTTGACTCCACAAGACATCATAGTATTGACGGATCTTCCGGCTGTTATACCCCTTTGCGAAAAGTGTATAGATTCATGGCGGCCTCCAAAATGTCATGCTAAGGTTGTTGCTCGCCCGTTGGCTTGGGGGCAAACCacttttcatcttcgtgAAGAGTTTGGTCCAATCTCTCACGTTATCATGTGTGATCTTGTAAGCATGACTTTTTAGATCGTCATAAGAGCTGGCCAAATAACGAACGCACTTCAGATATATTTCCCTCATTTGTATCCCTTGCTGCTATATACTTTATTGAGTCTAACTGAGCCTTCGAGCGTGCTCGATATGGACGATGAAACGTTCGGCCCGGAAGTGATATTATCATGTATGGGTTATTATCTTCACGTTTGTTTTCAACTGATGCTGACTCTGCCAATCAATACATTTGTAGATACTACAAGAACCCTTGCCCTGGAAGAATCTTTCTTTGACGCTCTTGCCCATTACTTCAAAACGACGCCCGTGCGGGGTGGTACGTGGGAAGCCAAAGTGTTCATAGGTAAACGCTGGAAAGTGACTAAAGACTGGTCATTACCGGACGTAAAAGACGTAATGAACGGGAGCAAAGAAGTTATTAGAGGGAGAAGCTACGGATTAATCGACGAATTATTTGGGACTCTGGATTGGTGAAGGTATCGATATGCAGGGTAATGGATTGATTAGAGGAAGTACTCGATTTGCTGATGCAACTGTCAGAATATCCGAATGAATTCCTTGAAGCAGTATACCACACACCTTTCCTGGCTGTTGTTGACTGGGACCGTCACGCTATAGAGGGAATCAGTAAAGTTTTGGACGGGATGAAAAGGCGTGACCTACCTCATTTTCGGGCGCTGCGCTAAATACATTGAagaatcttcttcctcctggaGATACCTCCAGAATACTCGCCATATTACCGCACCTATCCAGGTAAGAAACAAGTATATGAATCAGTGAAACTTACCTATAACAGTAATTTGGGGCACTCCAAACGGTGCTGAGTTGATCATTATAAAGTACAGAATATCCTTCCATGCAGAGCTGATGGGCGCGCAGCACATGGTTCATGTTATTGAGATGAAGGAATTTTTTGACAATGGAGGCGCCGAACGTATAGCCAGCCCCCCTAGTTCATCGTTAGCTATATGTATTCCTGATGGGAAGAACTGACCTGGGACTTATTGCGaagtcttctttctcagGATCGGGATCTGACCATACCAAATCAGCCATTGGACCTTCATGTGGTATTTCCCTAAATCTGTCGATAATCTTAATCTGGTCAATCTGGTGTATGGAAGGGCTAAGGCCTCCATGTACACAGAAAATAGCGTCGTCGATCACCACGCTGAGCGTGAGATAATCAAA encodes the following:
- a CDS encoding protein phosphatase; its protein translation is MAPFDLDACIDRLRNKQLLGEALIREICEKTKEVLMRESNVVHVSSPVTVVGDIHGQFHDLIEIFRIGGAAPNTNYLFLGDYVDRGLHSVETMSLLTCLKLRYPERIQLIRGNHESRAVTQTYGFYLECTRKYGSPAVWQYFTDMFDYLTLSVVIDDAIFCVHGGLSPSIHQIDQIKIIDRFREIPHEGPMADLVWSDPDPEKEDFAISPRGAGYTFGASIVKKFLHLNNMNHVLRAHQLCMEGYSVLYNDQLSTVWSAPNYCYRCGNMASILEVSPGGRRFFNVFSAAPENERDGPSQQQPGKQIEYFL
- a CDS encoding 50S small subunit ribosomal protein L6e, whose product is MARSKPLAPHVGRLSRSQVAAKRGLFKGQKTGTASAKTETPAFTEKKVGGKANGEKRLVPTNKASKYYPAEDVRKPKVSRKTPGKAVLRSSITPGTVLILLAGRFSGKRVVFLKQLDSGLLLVSGPHKLNGVPLRRVSQAYVIATSTKVDISGVSIPESINDAYFAKAKAAKASKEGEFFGEGKEKKAFPEEKKAEQKAVDAALIASIKKVENLSKYLKSSWGLSKSDRFHELKF
- a CDS encoding serine/threonine-protein kinase ATR, encoding MAPLATQYDIQGADLQSLLPRLLSEGLTPSGDQQQSNPGDLVQVLLEHCILKPLSLKSAVDAQQANYTLAIIKRQATLSLKFLTEAYHQAPFYQWLIPRLLQIACSSIASIPTDESVQVTAYIIQTLGRDQPDDEDTWAKGPGRAAQILSHLTLFCQDVIDGKKATLFGFAELPSDLSALLSIVSVILQLDLPFALSFLSTACAQLSEASRLIDTSESQLKYIQTVNAALGRNIHQGLTKACAYVSSIDIVDGADGKIALMMFYEKMASAHETLKYDIWWSLLRQCGTLDIKDDSIGFPGICQLLTPVSPRLSCETIKQIVGLDQIKDWERIAQEISIETGNSVKLDTISAFLQKDVQKSRKRKRRASKDLIANLHELLPDLPDPPEGSTISDVLLQNSSSLSAIAHLMPQIVRLAVGEHIRQPGPTSNAFDPKILELWVKVNVFDLSMMNALSSIIDHAPSAAIAAEFQSLEIIYEKIVKGLNARERPMRVAAGRTLSLLFKAQNAGVDHIIAEKNRQRYIEAASTPLRSAATAETAVLLLGDLGRLSQGESLCLVLQLLLRQLGSYNAPLRSLAYTELVGLAKHHRKTPYTLLSPFLDRISVLLADNIIRSPYMISETMQFIGSTRQNFLHTTLPHILPALVLSRNREALIHVASIVKQRLGRLFMDHTAGILAQVFLHPQQTADSLDFLVDLIRSMTHGYSENEPLITVESLMGSCMVDLMVILVVELGDQDKAVRRAAKLGLSKAMAYQRTGTDLGAFLKPYMLGVISQLNDMLHDVLGKKSVEYKKKIIRSMGVLIKLVGDSMSSFSPQIMASLQSTLGIKELRHETLNTWAVFTSTLKYADVGPFVGRTTGALVANWPTFDKSAKSIAIRIIDEIADSANDLSQFVEEVVGMDHIDELQRAASLLTAQRKKWPIDVRITKVLDRVASKNIAISLASIRELRLLLLTHQQSIQDLVKGDTFNSVAARLMSTLLSIATRDGDCQELRDLSYECLGIIGALDPDRLGFHVESNTLTIASNFADHKESLDFALHLVRDLLVDAFRATNDTKHQNHLAFAIQELLRFCGFSLKVIHPASKIDPSIRQRWQSLPKDQLETLTPLLESRFTLHDVSFRTFSHPIYVTAPTYREWLQRWATALISKVMSMPDTDRSVSDSKAIFGVFCGVLRNQDVSVAHHILPHLVLNVLLSGVREYRDEICLEIKTVLQDQVQPTSPADRRSLSAQVIFDLMDHLSKWLRLQRVKGSNQDRGERSKVVEGVLSSIETELMAHAALQSKAYARSLRSFEERIIQLRKERKDTAELQTYFERLHQIYAELDEPDGMEGVSAFVISPSLEHQIREHESTGRWTSAQSCWEVRLQQSPDDPTLHVGLLKCLRNLGHYDTLRTHIRGVITRHPDWSLQLAPFAAEAAWIIGDWDTVRQVGPDCPPIGQALLALHEDDDLSSVLTRVRREVGAGITGKGYTPVYEALLQLHLVQEIAMIQDTKKEIQIVSKSKNRHKVVQQHVRQLTASLDSRFYTTSPAFRVREAILSIRRTALGLMNTPSLNPEIGDAWILSSKIARKAGYEQTAYSATLQAREADAPFAFVQEAKLRRAQGSVFKALTDLQNTLAPLATDSKANENSEDESFRRSRDLAKAVLLLARWANETDRFDQNEIVRRYTQAITLCDTLESPYYHLGHFYDGQVGDPAQKIIYNYHTCNYYSIALRHGVKYIFQTMPRMLTLWLDLGDTKDAKKKKFISKIHSVVGEAAHDLPAYQFYTAFPQIVSRIVHPSTDVSRILRSIMVRVISEYPQQALWPMVGVMKSCQDERRHACLAVFQRATSISTTIRDADIFSSTLLKFTDHKIDGRKREKSIQSHFPYVKSAFPTKMILPLQDALTCSLPTSSDTVKTHNPFPNAPIEIHDVEDRVDIMPSLQRPKKLVFIGSDGKAYPFLCKPHDDLRKDARVMDLNSMINKLLKSASESRRRQLYVRTYAVMPLNEECGLLEWVTNTHGFKGIVETNYGRQNKKIFINEVIDLLTSTRKQCPPEALTAVFKDKVLPLYQPTVFHEWFLTSWPEPSAWLSSRLAYSRTLAVMSMIGYILGLGDRHGENILFDGLSGDTVHVDLNCLFEKGKTLEIPERVPFRLTHNMVDALGVTGVEGVFRKAAEITMSILRSNSDSLMSVLEAFVHDPLVEWTSRGRGKSDPRDIRSNADKNLHPIKRKLRGVMNEGTVVSVPNQVETLIKEATSPRNLGAMYVGWAPWL
- a CDS encoding RNA polymerase II-associated factor 1, encoding MSKKSDLLVRVRYLNPLPNPPFPPKLLNVNTNISRLGEPSYLDQLAATTPLPMLVDSEMGMPLDLNVYDGAWDGKDQSLNPIPDSDRVHHPVDLTLLAPFNPPSASNNDLKSAPSSNEVSWMRNSSYLTRRNNVKRKDAAENREEVAVDASEAAQLLMIEKTFLDVTSQELNQLEHPNPKKRHLKVVESYDVLPDDEAWPNNYILLRFPERPSAATAVNPAAGASSPRLSKSILRPIVQDDQQMMEFYLPQEEDLSKLDEAYGRAVDEEPLEKIMRLNAENPNDPEIDHIFPNVYYDRIRTYEVVSTLAPKKEILVSFQEAEESDNEPAAKKRKGVYYKEINFRTLLRKTRTKPHDEVDGQSDRWDKSRVGFRLPSQADIDHRDEAKGQVADPTWANEELRRIHGGDNMAEGQGEAIDDEEVEVDEGAIEAERRAHDGSE